The region ACTCATCTATTGCTTTCCCACAGACACACTTACCATTGATTGGTTGTAGATTGGTTCGATAGGCAACTGGAGAGTGTTCTCTGCAAATGGTTTCCAAGTCTATCATAGCGTCTCGCCCTGCTGGGCTTCGCATACTTGACTTGGATGGTAAAAGCTGAGCAAGGCGGTCCCGCTCCGGCATAGCTCGTCGATAGTAACAGAAGAGGGTTTGTTTATAAACACTCCCAACGTGCGAGTCCTGTTGAAACTCACGCTGCCGTTTAAGCTCCTCAAGGTACAGCTTATCTTTTGACTTTGGACGTGACGCCGTTCTAACTGGATTTTGCGCTCAGCCTCCGGGCCATCAGCCCTTGCGTCAACAAGCTTAGCAGTAAGTGACTTAAGTTCTTCATCCAGGGCCATTATATCTTCTCGTTCCTGGAATTCGAACTCCGCCTTCGCAGGGAGGGATTGCCATAGGTTTGGGTTATGGTGTATTCCCATGCTACGTCGATTTTGGATATGCTCATGACGAGACGCGATGTTGAGATAAGTCGCAGGACCATCCACCTCGCAGACAGGATGCGCGTAAGACCGGCCAAAAGTCCGTGGTTCAGTGTGGGATGCATGCTTCATCCGAGCGGTCTGGGAATATTTTTTGTCTACAGTACATCAGTGACCTGGATTAAATGCATGGGCAAATCTTACTTGCCAGTTTCCATGAGTGCCCATCGACGACATGCACGGGCAGTAACATTCTGTTCATATCCACTTCGACACCCTAGTGCTGCAAATTCTTTTCCGAATGCATCCGCGCCCCTGGCCTTACCAGTAGAGCTTTGAATGTCAAGTTCACTAGAAGGTCGAAAGACAGGAGTGTCCAAGATATCTTTTCGAAAGTGGATCCTTGAGATGACATGATTGTCTTGCGAAGCCAAATCACTGAGCTTGATAGAGTCCAGTTGGTCAAGGATCTCGGTGTATGATCCATAATAGCGAAAGGCTCTGTCAGCAGAAAAAAGCGGTAGCATAAATAGGATGAGGTTAAAGAAGAGAGGGACGTCCTCTTTATACACCTCATAGAAAGCATGGACTGGGGGCTCCCatttcctcaatctccagtAACCCTTCACAAACTCCCGAGCATAGGTTAAGACTAACATTGGGATACCTTCAACCAGCTCTATAGTGAGGATAAAATGCTGTACATGGTCAGTACTGTAAAATCTCTGCAAAGATGGATTTCTGACCTTGTAGCAAGCTGCCATAGAATAGGCTCGGAGATTGGCATCATTACTGTTGTCCCCGTCTTTCTGCCGGGCAATAGAGCGGCGAGCTGTAGACTCATGTACCTCCCCTGTTCtagcagaagagaagcagtAGAGTAATATTGATGCAGTAAGCTGTACTCTATTCCGGTCAGGAAATTTGCCGCGGTATTCTTTGAAGTCCCGGCACCATAGCTGGGTCAGGAGAATGGTCAAATCATTAGGAGATAGTCCATCTCTGGACATCTGAACATCTGGAAGCCCAAGTTTGGTCTTGAGATCTGAAATGATATACTTTATATTTATAAGCATATGAAGTTATTAGATCCAACAACACATACCTCTTTCATGGTGATAGATGTGCTCTTGGGGACTTGGATCCCCCTTGCCCGGGCTAAAGCTGTCTCGAAATCCCGGCGGAAATTCTCAATTGTTTCTGTTATAGGCTGTTCCTCAATCCGACCTGTTGTATTTCTTGCATAGAATTCTAGAAACCCTTTGTATGATTTTATATCTGGGGGAAAGCAAGCGGCTGGATGTAACTCAAGAAATCTGTAACGGTAAGTGAGGTGCTTCTATACAACTAAGAGGGACCTACCTGTCAAAGATTCTTAAAGCCCGGTCATACTTTCGAGAAGTACGTGGAAGGATCGCTCGTTTGATCTCCTTATCATCATGCTCGTCGAGGTCAATCACACGCGTAAATCTTGCTACCGGTTGTTGTGCCATGCTGTCTGATCAGCTTTAGGCATGGAAAGAGGATGGGGTGAGGTGAGACTGATCTTAAATTATTTATCACCGTATGATGGGCGTCACCTTGCCCATATGTCAAAATGTAACTCTTGGCTAGCTCGGGTGCAAGATATTCAGGGCCCCTGCATCTTCACCTGAGGCGCCTGAACGTGGGCGGCAAAGCGGCCACAGAACAGACGCTGGGACGGGTGAGCTCCGACATATACatgctgttgtatgttttttctctttttatcCTTGCTGCCATTCTAGTTTTAGCACAAAGTATAGTGTTTTGGGGTCATGAACTGTTTAGTTCCAATATATTTTCAATATTTTGGACTGATACTGTATGTATATCATTACGTATTGAtgctttgtttctttggTATCTTTGATTGTACATCCCGCCAAATCAAGTAGTCCTTATCTTGCAGTAGGTACCGCACTGAACTCACTTTTTCTCTAATTACAGAAGGGTAGCTACATCCCGCCATATGAACTGAATCATCGCATCCTCCGACTTATCTTGATTCCATATTTCTGGCATCTACTGTTAGAAATGATATAGCTCCACTTTACATCGCATTAGCATTGATAGCATAGAGATGTAAATCATGTATCACGACAAGTGCCCTTGATAAGTGAGCCCTCATACTGGCTGTTATGTAGCAGCAACGAAAGTTGAAGTAGTATTTTTGTCAGCTACGATACTAGTTTTGCAGTGTGTTTCCCACAAACAGATGATCTAGTCTAATCACGCAGTCCAGCGCTCGGATCACCAGCGCTCGGATCACCTGCAACACCAATTCATTCACGTTTAGCGGGTAATAGGACATGTACTTGCGGATTTAGGCAAGCTACAATGCTGTTGTCAGAGTTGTAGCACAGCAGAGTCAATCCCATGCAGTGTACAAGTCCTGCAGCTAAAGTAATGGAAGCTTTATCCTGCTCTTCCTATTGCCATTTAATGATTGGTGTAGGCTTATGTTTCCCTGACTATATGAATAACGTTCCTTACCACCCAAGGTCATTCATAACAACAGCCTGACAGTTTTCTAATCCCAGCCATCAAATTGCCTCCAGATGTGTCGTTCAGCACGAAAGCCCAGGATCTACTACTTATAAAGCCCGCGGCCGTGCGGGATATAGTTTCTGGGCTATATTCTGAAGTTGAGCGTACTGGTGTGCAAGCATTTGCCAGTTTTAGAAAAGTCGGGGGCCGTGGAGTACCACGCTGTCGGTGTGGGAAGCAAGGCAGGGTATGTATGTACGCGCAAAATCGAAACAAATCTCGCGTTGCTCTGTATGTCAGCTCGGCTGTTCTTTTGATTTTATCTGGGACTGCATCGTGCGTGTCATAAATGACGTCACACGTGCGGTACCATAGTATTCCCCAAGGACA is a window of Aspergillus nidulans FGSC A4 chromosome VI DNA encoding:
- a CDS encoding uncharacterized protein (transcript_id=CADANIAT00009741), translating into MAQQPVARFTRVIDLDEHDDKEIKRAILPRTSRKYDRALRIFDRFLELHPAACFPPDIKSYKGFLEFYARNTTGRIEEQPITETIENFRRDFETALARARGIQVPKSTSITMKEYIISDLKTKLGLPDVQMSRDGLSPNDLTILLTQLWCRDFKEYRGKFPDRNRVQLTASILLYCFSSARTGEVHESTARRSIARQKDGDNSNDANLRAYSMAACYKHFILTIELVEGIPMLVLTYAREFVKGYWRLRKWEPPVHAFYEVYKEDVPLFFNLILFMLPLFSADRAFRYYGSYTEILDQLDSIKLSDLASQDNHVISRIHFRKDILDTPVFRPSSELDIQSSTECYCPCMSSMGTHGNWQTARMKHASHTEPRTFGRSYAHPVCEVDGPATYLNIASRHEHIQNRRSMGIHHNPNLWQSLPAKAEFEFQEREDIMALDEELKSLTAKLVDARADGPEAERKIQLERRHDSHVGSVYKQTLFCYYRRAMPERDRLAQLLPSKSSMRSPAGRDAMIDLETICREHSPVAYRTNLQPINGNLNLSPIQRMEQYLDMMPQSEDELSRWKNQHTND